From one Streptomyces sp. ICC1 genomic stretch:
- the ptsP gene encoding phosphoenolpyruvate--protein phosphotransferase, giving the protein METTLRGVGVSHGVAIGEVRHMGTAVLEPPAKQINADEAEREQGRARQAVEAVSADLIARGQLAGGEAQHVLEAQAMIATDPELMTDVDRRIAVGSTAERGVYDAFSHYRELLAGAGEYMAGRVADLDDVRNRIVARLLGVPMPGVPDSDEPYVLIARDLAPADTALLDPALVLGFVTEEGGPTSHSAILARALGVPAIVALPGAGEIAEGTLIAVDGSTGDLFVDPSPEKQAELEAAAAERKAALSASSGPGATSDGHKVPLLANIGGPADVPAAVEAGAEGVGLFRTEFLFLDDSKKAPTEEKQIESYRKVLEAFPEGRVVVRVLDAGADKPLDFLTPADEPNPALGVRGLRSLLDHPDVLRTQLTALAKAAEGLPVYLEVMAPMVADRIDAKAFADACREAGLRAKFGAMVEIPSAALRARSILQEVEFLSLGTNDLAQYAFAADRQVGAVSRLQDPWQPALLDLIAMSADAAKAEGKSCGVCGEAASDPLLACVLTGLGVTSLSMGAASIPYVRATLAKYTLAQCERAAAAARAADSAEEARVAAQAVLSGE; this is encoded by the coding sequence ATGGAGACAACGCTGCGAGGCGTCGGCGTGAGCCACGGTGTGGCGATCGGCGAGGTTCGGCACATGGGTACGGCGGTTCTCGAGCCGCCGGCGAAGCAGATCAACGCGGACGAGGCGGAGCGCGAACAGGGGCGCGCCCGTCAGGCCGTGGAAGCTGTGTCGGCCGACCTGATCGCGCGCGGCCAGCTGGCCGGTGGCGAGGCTCAGCACGTGCTCGAGGCCCAGGCGATGATCGCCACGGACCCCGAGCTGATGACGGACGTTGACCGGCGGATCGCCGTCGGCAGCACCGCCGAGCGCGGTGTGTACGACGCCTTCTCCCACTACCGCGAGCTCCTCGCGGGGGCCGGCGAGTACATGGCCGGCCGCGTCGCCGACCTGGACGACGTGCGCAACCGCATCGTCGCGCGCCTGCTCGGCGTGCCGATGCCGGGCGTGCCGGACAGCGACGAGCCGTACGTGCTGATCGCGCGCGACCTCGCGCCCGCCGACACCGCTCTGCTCGACCCGGCGCTCGTCCTCGGTTTCGTGACCGAGGAAGGCGGACCGACCAGCCACAGCGCGATCCTCGCGCGGGCGCTGGGCGTGCCGGCCATCGTGGCGCTGCCGGGCGCGGGCGAGATCGCCGAGGGAACCCTGATCGCCGTCGACGGCAGCACGGGCGACCTGTTCGTGGACCCGTCCCCGGAGAAGCAGGCCGAGCTGGAGGCCGCGGCCGCCGAGCGCAAGGCCGCCCTCTCCGCGTCCTCCGGTCCGGGCGCCACGTCCGACGGGCACAAGGTGCCGCTGCTCGCCAACATCGGTGGTCCGGCGGACGTGCCGGCCGCGGTCGAGGCCGGGGCCGAGGGTGTGGGCCTGTTCCGCACCGAGTTCCTCTTCCTGGACGACAGCAAGAAGGCGCCGACCGAAGAGAAGCAGATCGAGTCCTACCGCAAGGTGCTCGAGGCCTTCCCCGAGGGCCGTGTCGTCGTACGTGTCCTGGACGCCGGCGCCGACAAGCCGCTGGACTTCCTGACCCCGGCCGACGAGCCGAACCCCGCTCTGGGTGTCCGTGGTCTGCGCTCGCTCCTCGACCACCCGGACGTGCTGCGCACGCAGCTCACCGCGCTGGCCAAGGCCGCCGAGGGGCTGCCGGTCTACCTCGAGGTCATGGCCCCGATGGTGGCCGACCGGATCGACGCCAAGGCCTTCGCGGACGCCTGCCGCGAGGCCGGCCTGCGGGCGAAGTTCGGCGCGATGGTGGAGATCCCCTCCGCCGCGCTCCGGGCGCGCTCGATCCTGCAGGAGGTCGAGTTCCTGTCGCTGGGCACCAACGACCTCGCGCAGTACGCCTTCGCCGCCGACCGTCAGGTCGGCGCCGTGTCGCGGCTCCAGGACCCGTGGCAGCCCGCGCTGCTCGACCTGATCGCCATGTCGGCCGACGCGGCCAAGGCCGAGGGCAAGAGCTGTGGTGTCTGTGGCGAGGCCGCTTCCGACCCGCTGCTGGCCTGTGTGCTGACGGGTCTGGGTGTCACCTCTCTGTCGATGGGTGCCGCTTCGATCCCCTACGTGCGGGCGACGCTCGCCAAGTACACCCTCGCGCAGTGCGAGCGTGCGGCTGCCGCCGCGCGTGCCGCGGACAGCGCCGAGGAGGCCCGCGTGGCCGCCCAGGCGGTGCTGTCCGGCGAGTAG
- a CDS encoding acetoacetate--CoA ligase, whose protein sequence is MTAATPPEPLWAPGPDRIAAARITAFQAWAAEHHGAPADGGYPALHSWSVDELDTFWQAVAEWFDVRFTTPYEAVLADRSMPGAHWFPGATLNYAEHALRAAEDPARAADAALLHVDETHEPTVVTWAELRRQVGALAAELRTLGVRPGDRISGYLPNIPEAVTALLATAAVGAVWTSCAPDFGARSVLDRFQQVEPVVLFTVDGYRYGGKEHDRRDTVAELRAELPSLRAVVHIPLLGTPTPAGALTWADLTSADTEPVFEAVPFDHPLWVLYSSGTTGLPKAIVQSQGGILLEHLKQIGLHCDLGPEDRFFWYTSTGWMMWNFLVSGLLTGTTVVLYDGSPGFPDTGAQWRIAERTRATLYGTSAAYVMACRKAEVHPSRDFDLSSVKCVATTGSPLPPDGFRWLHDEVAEDLWIASVSGGTDVCSCFAGAVPTLPVHIGELQAACLGTDLQAWDPAGKPVIGEVGELVVTNPMPSMPIRFWNDPDGSRYRDSYFEMFPGAWRHGDWITITDHGSVVIHGRSDSTLNRQGVRMGSADIYEAVERLPEIKESLVIGLEEANGGYWMPLFVHLAPGAVLDDDLRARIKATIREELSPRHVPDEIIEVPGIPHTLTGKRIEVPVKRLLQGAPMAKAVNPGSVDNLDLLSFYEELARTRG, encoded by the coding sequence ATGACCGCAGCCACCCCACCCGAGCCCCTCTGGGCGCCTGGCCCCGACCGGATCGCCGCGGCCCGGATCACCGCCTTCCAGGCCTGGGCCGCCGAACACCACGGAGCGCCCGCGGACGGCGGCTACCCGGCCCTGCACAGCTGGTCCGTCGACGAGCTCGACACCTTCTGGCAGGCCGTCGCCGAGTGGTTCGACGTCCGCTTCACCACCCCCTACGAGGCCGTCCTCGCCGACCGGTCCATGCCCGGCGCCCACTGGTTCCCCGGCGCCACCCTCAACTACGCCGAGCACGCGCTGCGCGCCGCCGAGGACCCGGCACGCGCCGCCGACGCGGCCCTGCTCCACGTGGACGAGACCCACGAGCCCACCGTCGTCACCTGGGCCGAGCTCCGCCGCCAGGTCGGCGCGCTCGCCGCCGAACTGCGCACCCTGGGCGTACGCCCCGGCGACCGGATCAGCGGCTACCTCCCCAACATCCCCGAGGCCGTCACCGCCCTCCTCGCCACCGCCGCCGTCGGCGCCGTCTGGACCTCCTGCGCCCCCGACTTCGGCGCCCGCAGCGTCCTCGACCGCTTCCAACAGGTCGAGCCGGTCGTCCTGTTCACCGTCGACGGCTACCGCTACGGCGGCAAGGAGCACGACCGCCGCGACACCGTCGCCGAGCTGCGCGCCGAGCTCCCCTCACTGCGCGCCGTCGTCCACATCCCGCTCCTCGGCACGCCGACCCCCGCGGGCGCCCTCACCTGGGCGGACCTGACCTCCGCCGACACCGAGCCCGTCTTCGAGGCGGTCCCCTTCGACCATCCCCTCTGGGTCCTCTACTCCTCCGGCACGACCGGCCTGCCCAAGGCGATCGTCCAGTCGCAGGGCGGCATCCTCCTCGAACACCTCAAGCAGATCGGCCTGCACTGCGACCTCGGCCCCGAGGACCGGTTCTTCTGGTACACCTCCACCGGCTGGATGATGTGGAACTTCCTCGTCTCCGGCCTGCTCACCGGAACCACCGTCGTGCTCTACGACGGCAGTCCGGGGTTCCCCGACACCGGCGCCCAATGGCGCATCGCGGAGCGGACCAGGGCCACGCTCTACGGGACGTCCGCCGCCTACGTGATGGCCTGCCGCAAGGCGGAAGTCCATCCCTCCCGCGACTTCGACCTCTCCTCCGTGAAGTGCGTGGCCACCACCGGCTCCCCGCTGCCCCCCGACGGCTTCCGCTGGCTGCACGACGAGGTGGCCGAGGACCTCTGGATCGCCTCGGTCAGCGGCGGCACCGACGTCTGCAGCTGCTTCGCCGGCGCCGTCCCCACCCTCCCCGTGCACATCGGTGAGCTCCAGGCCGCCTGCCTGGGCACGGACCTCCAGGCCTGGGACCCCGCGGGCAAGCCCGTCATCGGAGAAGTCGGCGAGCTCGTCGTCACCAACCCCATGCCGTCCATGCCGATCCGCTTCTGGAACGACCCCGACGGCAGCCGCTACCGAGACAGCTACTTCGAGATGTTCCCGGGCGCCTGGCGCCACGGGGACTGGATCACGATCACCGACCACGGCTCCGTCGTCATCCACGGCCGCTCGGACTCCACCCTGAACCGCCAGGGCGTCCGGATGGGCTCCGCCGACATCTACGAGGCCGTGGAACGACTCCCGGAGATCAAGGAATCCCTGGTCATCGGCCTGGAGGAGGCGAACGGCGGCTACTGGATGCCGCTCTTCGTGCACCTCGCGCCCGGCGCCGTCCTCGACGATGACCTCCGCGCCCGGATCAAGGCCACGATCCGCGAGGAGCTCTCCCCGCGCCACGTCCCCGACGAGATCATCGAGGTCCCGGGCATCCCGCACACCCTCACCGGCAAGCGCATCGAAGTACCGGTCAAGCGCCTCCTCCAGGGAGCGCCCATGGCCAAGGCGGTCAACCCCGGCTCGGTCGACAACCTGGACCTCCTGAGCTTCTACGAGGAGCTCGCCCGCACCCGGGGCTGA
- a CDS encoding DUF2625 domain-containing protein → MREDYELINVDDPAWPLLLQELSGTDVPVEVLPGDPVAGRASLLQLQVSARSNLGGIVLNCGGLLVDDGWLRIFGSPSDTGLPALAEVNAMPSTFDPSWRPGAGLVVAHDVLGGVFALNGGNPREAGQPGEPGEILYFAPDALGWEALGAGHSAWLSWIFSAGLREFYEGLRWDGWRSEVSVLDGRQGLAFFPPLWSAEARQDLSATSRRAVPMAELLGVSRDSCLQFDGTDPGFLGVA, encoded by the coding sequence ATGCGCGAGGACTATGAACTGATCAACGTCGACGATCCTGCATGGCCGCTCCTTCTTCAGGAGCTGTCCGGTACCGACGTACCAGTTGAGGTGCTGCCCGGCGATCCCGTGGCAGGCCGAGCCTCCCTGCTGCAACTACAGGTCTCCGCCCGGTCGAATTTGGGCGGCATCGTACTGAACTGCGGCGGTCTGCTCGTGGACGATGGATGGCTGCGGATCTTCGGAAGCCCAAGTGACACCGGACTGCCTGCCCTGGCAGAGGTCAATGCGATGCCCTCGACATTCGATCCCTCATGGCGGCCTGGTGCAGGTCTCGTGGTTGCGCACGACGTGCTGGGCGGGGTCTTCGCCCTCAACGGGGGTAACCCTCGTGAGGCCGGTCAGCCCGGCGAGCCAGGCGAGATCCTCTACTTCGCGCCTGATGCGCTCGGCTGGGAGGCCTTGGGCGCGGGCCACTCGGCGTGGCTGTCCTGGATCTTCTCCGCAGGACTCCGGGAGTTCTATGAAGGCCTGCGGTGGGACGGCTGGCGCAGTGAGGTCTCTGTGCTGGACGGTCGGCAGGGGCTGGCGTTCTTCCCGCCGTTGTGGTCGGCCGAGGCCCGCCAGGATCTGTCGGCGACCAGCCGTCGCGCGGTGCCCATGGCGGAACTCCTTGGTGTGAGCCGCGACTCGTGCCTTCAGTTCGACGGCACCGACCCGGGCTTCCTCGGAGTCGCATGA
- a CDS encoding DUF6431 domain-containing protein produces the protein MLMGCGRHLFVIVVAESETSVLPSCPACDAPLRPWGYVRERVIRLPEGGLRRLRPRRARCRACRTTHVLLPPFCLLRRADSVHTIAAALLDHVAGHGHRSIAERLHRPAATVRGWLRRATARAAFWRRHGVIYAYLLTPDAGPFPPRPSSWPRPSTSWVRPPASPGSSTPHGRPPIRGAPSPWSPAAGCSRPRDRPATASTRSRHREDDDSRCRANDSHLYVPTVNVATMLTLSVRQQQVRPLVRAICACDFIGV, from the coding sequence ATGCTGATGGGATGCGGGAGGCACCTGTTCGTGATCGTCGTGGCGGAGTCCGAGACGAGTGTGCTGCCGTCGTGCCCGGCCTGCGACGCGCCGCTGCGTCCGTGGGGCTACGTCCGCGAGCGCGTGATCCGGCTGCCCGAAGGCGGCCTGCGGCGGCTGCGTCCGAGGCGGGCCCGCTGCCGCGCCTGCCGCACGACGCACGTGCTGCTGCCGCCGTTCTGCCTGCTCCGGCGGGCGGACAGCGTCCACACCATCGCCGCCGCTCTCCTGGACCACGTCGCCGGGCACGGCCACCGCTCCATCGCGGAGCGGCTGCACCGGCCCGCCGCGACCGTCCGCGGCTGGCTCCGCCGCGCGACCGCACGCGCCGCGTTCTGGCGCCGCCACGGCGTGATCTACGCATACCTCCTCACCCCGGATGCCGGCCCCTTCCCGCCCCGGCCTTCGAGCTGGCCGAGGCCCTCGACGTCCTGGGTGAGGCCGCCCGCGTCGCCCGGGAGCAGCACGCCGCATGGGCGGCCACCGATCCGTGGGGCGCCGTCGCCCTGGTCACCGGCGGCCGGCTGCTCACGCCCGCGTGATCGGCCCGCGACAGCAAGCACACGTAGCCGACACCGTGAAGACGACGACTCACGCTGCCGAGCGAACGACAGCCACCTCTACGTCCCCACGGTGAACGTCGCCACCATGCTCACCTTGAGCGTCCGGCAACAACAGGTCAGGCCGCTGGTCAGAGCGATTTGCGCTTGTGATTTCATCGGCGTCTGA